One stretch of Sander vitreus isolate 19-12246 chromosome 16, sanVit1, whole genome shotgun sequence DNA includes these proteins:
- the LOC144531010 gene encoding sorting nexin-18-like, with protein MALKARVLYDFHSENPGEISITENELVTLFNEEELEGWLEGENSRGEAGLFPASYVEIIRDHIASSTNNNNGLSSPQTKALTPTHTSYTSSDTQSPRGIGAGSGGSGGGSFRTSQGSDDDWDDDWDDASPAADAGKQGLGSSPAMYPVTTSLPGRRESSQQQQQQAKGSATVGRNLNRFSTFVKSGGEAFLLGEASAFVKDGDRICVAMGKHGPEWQEDPYPFLCTIDDPTKQTKFKGMKSYMSYGLTPTHTNVQVNRRYKHFDWLYARLVERFPVISVPHLPEKQATGRFEEDFISKRRKGLIWWMNHMTSHPVLARCDVFQHFLTCGADEKAWKQGKRKAERDELVGSNFFLTISTPAVPLDLQEVESKIEGFKTFTKRMDENIVVVNATINEFARKQMAGFKKEYQKVGQSFALLGQAFELDQQTYSAGLNKAIAYTGEAYEAVGEYFAEQPRHDLAPISDLLDLYRGHLANFPDIIHVQKGALTKVKDCPKQEGELHDRCNIISCATLAEIQHFHRTRVRDFRSQMQHYLREQIGFFQKITAKLEDALQRYDDEE; from the exons ATGGCGTTAAAGGCCAGAGTGCTGTATGACTTCCACTCTGAAAACCCAGGGGAGATCTCCATAACAGAGAACGAGCTGGTGACTCTGTTCAacgaggaggagctggagggcTGGCTGGAGGGGGAGAACAGCAGGGGGGAGGCTGGCCTCTTCCCTGCCTCCTATGTGGAGATCATCAGGGACCACATCGCCTCcagcaccaacaacaacaacggccTCTCCTCGCCCCAAACCAAAGCCCTGACGCCCACCCACACCTCCTACACATCCTCGGACACGCAGTCTCCGAGAGGCATCGGGGCTGGCAGCGGTGGCAGCGGTGGAGGCAGCTTCCGCACCAGCCAGGGCAGCGATGACGATTGGGACGACGACTGGGATGACGCCTCTCCTGCGGCTGACGCAGGGAAGCAGGGTCTGGGCAGCTCGCCCGCCATGTACCCGGTGACCACCTCGTTGCCCGGGCGGCGCGAgagcagccagcagcagcagcagcaggccaaGGGCTCAGCAACAGTGGGGAGGAACCTCAACAGGTTCTCCACCTTTGTCAAGTCTGGAGGGGAGGCCTTCCTGCTCGGGGAggcctctgcttttgtgaagGACGGGGACCGGATCTGCGTGGCGATGGGGAAGCATGGACCGGAGTGGCAGGAGGACCCGTATCCGTTCCTGTGCACCATCGACGACCCCACCAAGCAGACCAAGTTCAAAGGCATGAAGAGCTACATGTCCTACGGCCTGACCCCGACCCACACCAATGTACAAGTCAACCGCAG GTATAAGCACTTTGACTGGCTGTATGCTCGGCTCGTGGAGCGCTTCCCGGTCATCTCAGTGCCCCACCTGCCAGAGAAGCAGGCCACCGGCCGCTTCGAGGAAGACTTCATCTCCAAACGGAGGAAGGGACTGATCTGGTGGATGAACCACATGACCAGCCACCCTGTGCTGGCACGCTGTGACGTTTTCCAGCATTTCCTAACGTGCGGGGCGGATGAGAAGGCCTGGAAACAGGGCAAGAGGAAGGCAGAGAGGGACGAGCTGGTCGGGTCCAATTTCTTCCTCACAATCAG CACGCCGGCTGTCCCGCTGGACCTCCAGGAAGTCGAGAGCAAGATCGAAGGCTTCAAGACCTTCACCAAGAGGATGGACGAGAACATCGTGGTCGTGAACGCCACCATCAACGAGTTCGCCCGCAAGCAGATGGCAGGGTTCAAGAAGGAGTACCAGAAAGTCGGACAGTCCTTCGCACTCCTGGGGCAGGCGTTCGAGCTGGACCAGCAGACCTACTCAGCAGGCTTGAACAAAGCTATCGCCTACACCGGCGAGGCCTACGAGGCGGTGGGAGAGTATTTTGCTGAGCAGCCACGCCACGACCTGGCTCCCATTTCTGACCTGCTGGACCTCTACAGAGGACACCTGGCCAATTTCCCTGACATCATTCATGTGCAGAAAG GTGCACTGACCAAGGTGAAAGACTGTCCAAAGCAGGAAGGTGAGCTCCACGACCGCTGCAACATCATTTCCTGTGCCACGCTGGCTGAGATCCAGCACTTCCACCGCACGCGTGTACGGGACTTCCGCTCGCAGATGCAGCACTACCTCCGTGAGCAGATCGGCTTCTTCCAGAAGATCACCGCCAAGCTGGAGGACGCGCTTCAGAGATATGACGATGAGGAGtag